AGCTTTTCTGTTaacttttttcttcctgctttagAGGCTTGTGGCCTACTTTGGAGTTCTCAATGATTTTCTGCAGTTTAAACTGTCTGATCAAAAAGGATTGATATGTATCTAATACATGGGTGACCTCTGTTTAGTATTTTATGTCCATCTACATTTTAGATTCTCTATCTCTAttggaggaagaaaacaaagtttcatcatttctctttccctaagACAAGAGTTTAAAGAGGGAAACTAATGAGAGAAATCAGGTTTTTCAAGTGTTATAAAATGTCATTAACATGGGCATATTGTGTAGAAAATAGTCTGAGTCATAAAATGTTTTTACagtaataaatttatttacatttatatttgggTAAAATTTAAAGACAATTTAGAAGAGCAATATTGTAGATGATTACAGGAACTTGTAGTTAATGGAAagtaatgaaattttaatactatttcataatatttaatatttttatatacaaataaGGCTGTTTGTACTCCTTAAGAATATACTTGAAATTTAATTGATATACtaaatactttgaaaattttatatgttttataaatttagaTAGTCTTGATAAAGCTCTTTTCCACTGGTAGTGTCAGAAAAGGTTCTCAACTTATTCTAGGGTAAATTAGTTCCCAGAGATATTTATGGCATTTCCCCATTCTGATACCTTTCTTTTGAGAGATGAATCACTTGTCTAAGAGGAGAATGTGTTCTcaatttcagaaacttaaaattgTATGAATTCATGTCTATTGGATATTTTGAGTTGctcaattttaataatttgtgtGCAATCTAGAAGTACTTCTTCCCTATTCCTAGTAgagcttcttttacttccttatttctcAAGCTATAGATCAGGGGGTTCAACATGGGAATCACAATTCCATAAAATACAGAGGCAAATTTCATATTCTCCTGCAAATCATTAGAATTAGGCTGTAAGTACATGTAAAAGAAAGTTCCATAAAAAATGGTGACTGCTGTCAGGTGGGAGGCACATGTGGAGAAGGCTTTTTTCCTCCCTGCAGTAGAAGGCACCTTGAGGATGGAAGCCAGGATGTATATATAAGAGAAGATGACAACTGACATAGTGAATGTCAAGTTAAATCCCACAAAGACAACAAGTAGTATGATGTTCATGCCAATGTCAGAACATGAAATGGCCAAAATTGGGGGAGCATCACAAAAAAAGTGGTTAATGTTGTGGGACTTGCAAAATGTCAGTGAAAACATTAAACCTACATGTACAGAGGAATTAATTGAGCCAATTACATATGAACCAGCTACCAGTAGGATGCACACTGTATGGGACATGACTGTGGAATAACGAAGTGGTTTACAGATGGCTACATAACGGTCCACTGCCATAGCAGCCAGGAGGTAACAGTCATTTGTACCAAATGTCCCATAAATCCATGCTTGCATTACACATCCAATGAATGAAATTGATTTGTTTTCTGATATGAGGTTTTGCAAAGTCTTGGGAGTGATTGCAGTGGTATAACAGATATCAGCAAATGCCAAATGTtgtaggaaaaagtacatgggtgtttgAAGTCTGGAATCAGCTTTGATGAGTAGGATCATTCCAATATTACCCACCATGGAGGTTATGTAGATcagtagaaataaaatgaagaggaCATGCTGAAACCTGTGTTGTGCACCAAATCCCAGAAGAATGAATTCAGTCACTTCAGTGCCATTTCCATGTGTCATGTCTCAAATGTCTAGGAATGTTCAGAAAAGAAGGCATGTCTTTGTAACTTTTCAAAATTAAGATATCCTTATGTTTCACTTCACTTTTTTTGCTTGGATTTTTATTGCAAACATTCACAGTTGGGttactgttttccattttttttttttttttttttttgcacattgtTTGATTTGAAAACCCTGAGTCAGAGATTACAGTTTAGTAATggattcattttcaaaattaaaaagattttcagAGAATAAGATTGACTTCTAATATGTGTGATTTTAAGAAACATAGATGGACACATTCTCCGTACCATGTTAAACACATTTCCGTACTTGCATCAATTATCATGCAATTATGATTATCTATCAGTTAAGTAACTTATAATTTTTCTCAGCTACTTACTACTTTATTCCTTTACCAAGTTTTTTTCATTAGTAGCCATAAAGATGAGTTTTCCCTGACATATCTTTAAGGGTCACACTAATTTCAAGGATCTCCCTAGCCAATGAGAGACAGTTAAAagattttctattccttttttcctAAACTATTGGGTAAATATTGTACTACAGAAACCTTGAAAGCCTTATTTGagattttctacatgattttagGACACcaacttaaatttgaatttcagatatactacaaataattttttagtttaaGTTAGGCCTAAATTTTGCATGGGATACTCATAGTCAAAAACTACTTACTGTTTCttggaattcaaatttaactaggccTCTTGCATTTAGAGTTGCTAAGTGGCAGCCCCACATGTATTGCTGTGGCCCTTTCCTGCAGCCTGGGTTTCTGAGTGACCATGGACCAGAGTCTCTGCCAGCAACTACTTCCTTCAttggttttttaatatatattttttaattacataagtaggtttacagaaaaatcatgtaaaaatacagtgCTCCTATATAGCCTCCTAGTGCTGACACTTTGCATTGTTGTGGTACCaatgttacaagtgatgaaagaatattaaaacataccATTAACtacagtctgtagtttacattaggtgtatttttccccatttagtTCTCTAGTGTTAATAACTTGTACTaatgtggtactttgttataattcatgaatcaATACTCATATTTGCACTATGAACCCCAGACATCATTCACAGCATGGTTCAATTGTTATACAGTCTATGTTTTATCTTCAATTTTTCCTTCTAGTAACTTCCATgaccaaaacttccccttttaaccacatacaaaaacacaattcagcactgtttatcaccctcacaataatgtgctaccatcaccactatccatttctaaacatttaaattcaatctagatagaaattctgcacacattttcttagctccctattctctaccctcattcaaTCAGCTGAcaagctatattctagattctaattctgtgAATTTTGTTTGATTGGCTATATTCATTTAGATGTGAGTGCACTTGACTTTGATAAGGAAATGGCCCCAAAGTGCCACAAgctaaacaaaaatatataaaaaagatttgTTTAAGTGAAGCCACATCTCCTTTAAAGGATGTTAGAGgaataagttttttttgtttttttggttttgttttgttttgttttgttttgttttttaccattttcattattcaaaagtATCCATTTGGGCTAAAGAAAATTAAGCAATATGAACAGACTGGAAAGTCTGTTATCCTTGTAAGTTAGTTTCATTCAGTGTCTTCAAGATATTATAGTCAGTTTTTAGGCTGACTTTCTGTGATAAAAGTAAGAGTTAGTGTCAAAAGAAAGATGCAAACCAATACAATTTGGTTTAAATTTAAGAAGTATCTCATATGGTTTGAGGATCTAGGGCCTTTCTTAAAGTGTGGGGCTTTTAACTTTgctctaaatatatatttgtgattGTACCAGGTGGAGACTAACTGCCGGGTAAGGCATTTCCAAGCTGAAGAAGTAACCTGAACAAAAGCATGGTGATTTTGCCCTACATGCTAAGATGCAGAGTCAAAATGAATccacaattttatatatttagtgtGGGAATGCTCTAATTATCAGCAGTTTCTACATTAATCTGCAGATGGCTTTTTCTGTACTCCTTTCAGTGATATTCTTAACTAAAGCAAACTTGGAGTCTAGACTTGATCTCTCTTTAGTACAAATTTTATCTAATTGATACCAGTTATTTCAGTAAAAACTTTACCAGGCATCCAAAGTATTTGAGCCATTGCTTCAGGTGATGAATGTCTGAAGTGTTCCTAACTCACCCCATCTGCAGTTTGCTACTCCATTTACACTTCTCTTTTTCTGAAGGTGAAATGCTGCCAAACACCAAAGGTAAACTTCCTGGTGAATTTCTCCAACTTTTGTTCTTGCATTTTCCTTCATACACTACAGAAATGTGTGTCTACTTTGAAAAAACTGCAATAGGAGTTACTTCTGAAAAGACATATTCATttagaatatttctttcttcaccTGATGCAGGAAGGTGGATCCAAGGTGATATTTTTGCATCTGCTACAAATGAGGGGCTTATTATGAGGGTTGTAGTGTTAGCACTTATTCCCAATAGAATGTAGACTCCTCTGCTGATTTGAGTATACAGAGATGAGATTCCCAGTTgagaccttttttaaaaaaaaattttcagtctCTCTCCTTTGGGATTTTGTCTTCTTTGCATCCATGATCTTAGGGACCGTCACTGGCTTGGgattctgtaaaaaaaaatggtttggaaTCCTGGATTTTTGTTCCCTCTGAATTTCAgcttcatcatctgtaaaataggtccAATGACACCATCATGATTTCTTTAGTGATATTATAAATGCTAGGAAGGAATGTACATGCATGTACATCTTGAACTTGAAGGGATTTGCATGTGAGTAGGATTGTCATTGTTGGTATTCTCTAAATCTTTTGCTCTGTGAGCTGTTCTCATTGGCACATACTTCAAATATTGCCAAAGCATGCCAGGTTAAGGCTTCAACTGAAACTGCATCCCCAtcatcagtgaaaaaaaaaaaaaaaaaaacattcatgtGTTTTCTATCTTTATTCTATCCATTGTTAACCCTCTGGTAGTCATTAGCAGAAGAAAGTTCACAGGCATTATCTTGGAGTTCTAGACCATCTATTCAGTGGACTCTTTAGTATCTTGCTTGAAATCAACTGCCAAGTGACACCATAGGATTGAATCCCTTCTCTCCCATGGTGTAGATGCCCTGCAAAGATTCTGGCTGAGCACTAAATCTTGTGTTAAATTCATAGTTTATTTTCTCTACAAGTATAATTGGTGATCTCCCAGTGGTTAACATATGAAATGGCTGTCTTCCTTGTTCTACTTTCCCTGGGGGTGCACCTGTTGATAAGACTGTGGAATAGCAGTTTAAATCATGAACTCTCAGGATCATTCTTTCTGTGTCCAAGTGCTGCTCCCCtgcttattaaatgaatgaaaattggCTAGATATTGAACCTCTTTGAGACTTTAGACACTGGGATTCATGAGTCTGATGACTGAAACATTCATTAATTTAGTTCATTAATGTTTATTGAAGTGCTCactatttttgaatttgtttccAGAATATCTACCAAGTAGTATGTTCTGttctaatttaattttgattGACCAAAAGCTAACTATTCTAGAAGGAAATCTGGGCTGAACCTGATGATAGTAATCAGAGTTGCTTACAAGGTATCATCCAATCAAGCATCCCATCATGTTTTGACCACTGAGTCTTCACTGTTACTCTTGCCCCAAGTCCAAAGCATGCCTAAAAGGGAATTTGAATTCTTAGTGTTCAATCAAATgaggcttttgtttttcttccccaaagactTTGGCCATACTTCCCGCTGTTCTACATGTGGCCTTTATTGAAATGCCTTACTAAAGCCCAGTTAATTCTGTTCCTATTTCATATGCTCCCTACTCTCCATCCCCATAGTCACTGTCTTACTTCATAGTATGTTACATCAAATCAGGATTACCACAGCTACCTTCTAAATGATCTCTTTCTCACAAGTCTGGCCCTCATACTAAATACACATTATGTGCTGTGTCCTCCCAGACTAAATTTCTGCAATGACTTTCCATGTCTCTCAGGATAAAGTTCAAAGTCCTTAGCTCAGCTTACAAGGCCCTTCACAGTAGGCTGACTTCTGTCAGCTTGAGCCTTACCAAGGCAGCACTGTCACTCCTCAGGGTCATATCTTTTCCTAGATGCCTACAGGAATTCACTGCCTCTTGCTTCTCTACACTTGCTTCCATTCATCTTTCTCCTTGTTAATTCATACTTATCCTTTCCTTCTTGATTCAGGGATATATACACTTGTTGCTTCCCCACAActcatgtgaattatatcttctctctttcttcccattGCCATTGACCTGGGCGTATATCTATAGTTTTTCCTATGTGGTAATTATATTGTGAATCACTAGTTTACTCTGGATGGTGAGTTCTTTGAAGGCAAGCATACTCATTTGTTGATGAGGTCTGTGCCTAGTATGGTGTTTGAaatgtgtgtgaattcaaatcttaatggaacaaaaaatgaaatacccTTGGAAGGGTCTTATTTGGGGTCTTTGGTGTCTTTGTGAGGAGTTGAAAATGTATGTATTCCAAGTGTGATAGGGAGCCACTGTAGGGTGAGTGTGGGATGTGGCAGGATCCAAGTTAAGTTATCTACTCTGGTGTTTGAAATCTggattataaaagcaaaaattgaatTTGGGAGACAATTCACAAACCTCATCCTCAAATACAAGTGGGAGATAATGGCAGGTTGGATTCAGGTTTCATATGGCAAAAGgagatacatatttttaattttacaaatttgtAATGGTAGAATTTATAGGAATTGCTTCTGTATTAAATTAGGGAATAGAAGACATCATTGAAGTTTGATTCCTAGATTCATGTTCTGACATTTTCCATGTATGATGGGGCCATTTAACTGTGATGGACAAGATAGAATGTTCAGTAGGCTAAAGTAGAGTTTAGATAAAGCAGAAAAGTAcatgaccaaaaagaaaaaaaaaaaacaaaaaaaaaactaagtatttgaaaaattaaaagaaacagaaattgctTTGTAATGGATTTTCTTAGAGCTGCAAATTGCTAAAAGCTGAAAAGAGGGTTCTCAGGGTTTCAAGGAATTGAAGAATGGATTCCTTTGGTTTTAAAGAACTTCTCTTTGTAGCTGAATCATGGAGAAAACACTTCAGTTGATCAACCCTCAGCAGCCTGGGGCATTAGGAAAACCTGGGGGTCTGCTGCAAAGACAAACAGACTTGAAGCAATATGTGCTCCCACTTGACTGGCCCCCCAACTGATTAAACTACCAGGGTATGGTATGAAAGGGAAGCTGGTGTCTGTCATCACTGGTCAATCCCTTGGAGACATGAGAACCAAGGTCCCCCATAGTCAGTCCTGCAACTTTGAGGGAGCAGGTGTAGCTGGTCTCCAAGCCTTCCTTTCTGAAAGTCTATAGTGTGTTATTCAGGCAACATGTCTATGTATTTTGGTCACTTTCTTCTGAAATATCTATTTCTTcattgctgttctagtttgctaatgctgccagaatgcaaaacaccagaaatggatcggcttttataaagggggtttatttgattacaaagttacagtcttaaggccataaaatgtccaaggtaagtcagcaaaaattgggtaccttcactggaggatggccaatggtgtctgtgaaacttctgttagctgggaaggcacatggctggcatctgctccaaagttctgggttcaaaatggctttctcccaggatgttcctctctaggattcaATTCCtcaaaagtgtccctcttagttgctcttggggtgtttttcctcccttagcttctccagagcaagagtctgctttcaacggccatcttcaaactgtgtcttatctgcagctactctctaagctcctgtgcattcttcaatctgtccctcttcactgtagctcatcttcaaaatgccactctcagctgcactgagttccttctgtttgtcagctcatttatattgctccagtgatttaatttagacccaccctgaatgagtggggtaacaccttcatggaaattatcctatcagagtcatcacccccagctgggtggggtgcatctccacagaaatactcaaagaattacaatctgatcaacatggagaagtctgcccacacaagattacatcaaagataatgatattttgggggacataatacattcaaacctgcacaattGCCATTCTTCCTGTGACAAAGAACATCAACACCTGGCTCCAGATTATTTTGGTCACTCTTTTTTGTCAAGTGATAGAATACTTTGGCCTCAAttcctagaacattttcattttgtgtggaaagccgcctcccgaatcgggcctagcgtatgcgctgcagcctgctctagagttacccccgcccatcgagtgagccaagatggcgcctgcatcctgtttccgcatagtgacgcatgtatccgccacccgctcctaccaatcgaaatcctgtatacgcgatactagcctagaagcttattggttgttaattgtgtataaaaggtcttacccggacggggtagggtgagacagcccacaaggagccgtgcctgacggccacatcgaggctgctctcccacgaggcgccgtgccccgtgtgggaaccagtaacacagaatgttcatctagctgtagtaaagggcttgctttcacaactgccgtgtggttcgagtcgtgattcataaccaggttagttcgcgcagtctgcatctctctctctccttccctgtttcccctcgccggccgggaaccggggaccgagcggggcagcgccggacaagtggtggcccgtacggggaagctcctcctcctgcctcgctctcgacggtccctctgtgaggagagcagcgctgcgcgtcgagcttacggcggacttcccgcgcctgatcaacgcgagaaggtgagtgcgtcttattacatgatagttagggcccgtgggttttcaggtgaccccgggggactcggaagagctctccgagtgactgaagtatagtgccgactgcaatcatggggcagtccggaagttcacctctcttagctcccttaaagaaccttttgaaacaacggggtatctcggtcaggaaaagctcccttcagcgttttcttgatgatgttgatacttttgccccttggtttgcctgcaccggcagccttagcctaccctcttggatgaagctcggtcgcgacatagaccgagcgcgccagacgggcgtgtgtatggacccgattctagtacccatatgggagaccgtccgtgcggtccttgaactagaatcggctaccggcctaagcccgtcctctgtcttgcaagaagcacggtgcacgctccaagaaacccagtcagtttcgtcagcggacggctcctgtaagggcaaaccgccggagtccagtgactctgactcagagtcagatagcgatactgacgagaaggcggaagcatccccgctaattgagtgggaggagcctcccgccacacccgtgcggccttccgccccgccaatgtctaccgctgcacccccagggacaccccagctcccaactgacgccttgggcggtcccaccaaaggaccttgccgagagctccctctagtggccatgcccagtaaatgtaattatcctttgctgccagacccggaaaccccgatgggtcggtcaggggaggggcaacctttgccgtaccccccgcccgagtatacaggccctcaggaccctttgccattaggtagtggtgggagacatttctggagatggaaccctttcacaacatttagaccttttggcatgctgggtggctaccagccacttgagccgcagccagtctcagaaatgtacccggttattatcaatccccaaggtggcaatcggcacgaatcatatgattacaaactattgagggaattgaggcaggccgtccatcagtatggccccaatgccccttataccttgaacatgatcgagaacctctctgctctaaatcatacacccgcagatatttttcagctagcccgtgcttgcttgccgtcaggccgattcatagattggaaagcatggtttgaggagttagctgaagagcaggccgcaaggaatgcggcggggagacgtggcgggtggaatgctgacatgctgttggggagaggcgcccatgcccagaaccaaacgggtttcccacaagaggtctatgcccagatcttccgctgttttgtgggtgcctggaaaaagctaacaggtgagggagaggctcaggcctcactcagcaatatacaccaaggccccacagaaccatttgcggattttgtagccaggatgcaaaccgcagctgagagaatcttctcagatccaggagtagcagagactgtggttaagcaaatgatttttgagcagtgcaacaaggagtgcaaaattatcctggcacaaaacagagcaaaaaatttgacagagtgggtcaggctctgtagagatgctggcagccctttaactaatgcaggtctagctgccatgctagccagctccctacaggtggctacaaaaagcccgagaaccttaggggcaaagtctaacgggtgctatggctgtggccaatcagggcactttaagagagattgtcccaatagacgtcaaccccctgccactcaacggtttggcgaaccaggtgcagcaaccaggccgtgtggccgttgccacaaaggcccccaccgcgcagaagactgtaaatcggttttcgatgcgcagggtagacgcctctctggccgccccgagcagattccaaaaaacgggaagagggggtccgccctttcgacggacccccttgcatgccattcgacaacacaggatccgatcaaattcgtgcgtcccccggctcagcaggactggacctctgtgccacctccagactcgtactaaccccctccatgggtgtccagttagtagggacctccttcaaggggcccttaccggctggtactgtagggctcatattgggaagagcatccacggccctgaaaggattaacagttataccaggacttgtagattcagatttcacaggccgtgcccaagttatggttcaatctcagcggggcaccttagtcattgcagaaggtgataagctggcgcagctcctgctcttacccagcttacatgcagtctttccaagcagaatcagacagagaggggaaaaagggttcggatc
This genomic stretch from Choloepus didactylus isolate mChoDid1 chromosome 6, mChoDid1.pri, whole genome shotgun sequence harbors:
- the LOC119538257 gene encoding putative olfactory receptor 5AK3, producing MTHGNGTEVTEFILLGFGAQHRFQHVLFILFLLIYITSMVGNIGMILLIKADSRLQTPMYFFLQHLAFADICYTTAITPKTLQNLISENKSISFIGCVMQAWIYGTFGTNDCYLLAAMAVDRYVAICKPLRYSTVMSHTVCILLVAGSYVIGSINSSVHVGLMFSLTFCKSHNINHFFCDAPPILAISCSDIGMNIILLVVFVGFNLTFTMSVVIFSYIYILASILKVPSTAGRKKAFSTCASHLTAVTIFYGTFFYMYLQPNSNDLQENMKFASVFYGIVIPMLNPLIYSLRNKEVKEALLGIGKKYF